The following coding sequences are from one Streptomyces dengpaensis window:
- a CDS encoding CU044_2847 family protein: MGDAVTRIARIEMPDGTPVWARISGAEELEAPSGGLSYTDTRFGERVEAQVESLQSVITSVARSLAAPLRAVKPDEVSVEFGIELTAKAGKVVGLLADGEAKAGITVTLTWNGGPPPNVDATAGSDGSDANPHPGAPAGTGENTPPDPAAAPHPPTPHAGASPGAPAHGGPGDASAGGRA, from the coding sequence ATGGGTGACGCAGTGACGCGGATCGCACGGATCGAGATGCCGGACGGGACACCGGTGTGGGCCCGGATCTCGGGGGCCGAGGAGCTGGAGGCGCCGTCCGGCGGGCTGTCGTACACGGACACGAGGTTCGGCGAGCGGGTCGAAGCGCAGGTGGAGAGCCTGCAGTCGGTGATCACCAGCGTCGCGCGCTCGCTGGCCGCACCCCTGCGCGCCGTAAAGCCCGACGAGGTCAGCGTCGAGTTCGGGATCGAGCTGACCGCCAAGGCGGGCAAGGTGGTCGGCCTCCTCGCGGACGGCGAGGCCAAGGCGGGCATCACGGTCACGCTGACCTGGAACGGCGGCCCCCCACCGAACGTCGACGCCACCGCCGGAAGCGACGGCTCCGACGCGAACCCGCACCCGGGCGCCCCCGCCGGAACCGGCGAAAACACGCCACCCGATCCAGCGGCGGCCCCGCACCCGCCCACTCCGCACGCGGGCGCGTCCCCCGGCGCCCCGGCGCACGGCGGCCCCGGTGACGCCTCCGCCGGGGGCCGGGCATGA
- a CDS encoding trypsin-like peptidase domain-containing protein has translation MTDGHARGAPGGPGNAHRALRDLVMAATVRIHRAGSGYALDEPGTFLGSGFFVAPNWVLTCAHVARSGEGGEVTVVYETGPGRGTSAVAGEVATAIPEQDIPEHAGPALRGNWPAPDLALVRLREPVDHDCAYVTERPAAYYGEAVVFYSGWSVVGGELRRLNGTCTVQGTLGGWSDDEQIRLGGDVLPPGVSGGPVVDPVRGEVVGVLKSQADRGLGGTCTGVEQLRALPVPAGEVRAEHDDSYQAVFHAHDRYHRDRQRHPDSDRSTWADVQNQLGARPGRALSPEERTQLLGRLADLPPPVSTRALLGLLESLLGSQAAIPHPAPRGWRDGLGALYETSRHDAALELVLDYAMRVMSAERPFVTPGTQAAERALWEWVRQTAEGRPGPAYRRRLSEQWIERLRLPPRDPSSADARAARTPEHAADRAPRRFALLELEQRGWEPGRCDWHVSVGGPTGEVVRLRDGERTPLEELPGVLAQPLAEAFRQCDEPGRPADLQVALPHLLLGLDVDAWQLGPGEPPLGAHRPVVVRCADREQLPDGDDPLGGKRPSADEEQHEREARWRWLHAYGAKAEVVDCEDGLRVPVPPADSLRGFPYRTVPVLCRYGDDRFEDDPVALVRIVHGGYGVALWRRWRGRPDAVCGEFHRQAGDTVARAGSADRLPELVHALRAGVRAGKPETFWADGIALFYDDPRRPLPGTGDLLEAP, from the coding sequence ATGACGGACGGGCACGCCCGGGGCGCACCGGGCGGCCCCGGAAACGCTCACCGTGCCCTGCGTGACCTCGTGATGGCGGCGACGGTGCGCATCCATCGCGCGGGCTCCGGGTATGCCCTGGACGAACCAGGCACGTTCCTCGGATCCGGCTTCTTCGTCGCTCCGAACTGGGTTCTGACCTGCGCGCATGTGGCACGGAGCGGGGAGGGGGGCGAGGTGACCGTGGTGTACGAGACCGGGCCGGGCCGCGGCACGTCCGCCGTCGCTGGCGAGGTGGCGACGGCCATCCCCGAACAGGACATCCCCGAGCACGCCGGACCCGCCCTGCGCGGCAACTGGCCGGCCCCGGACCTCGCGCTCGTGCGGCTGCGCGAACCCGTCGACCACGACTGCGCCTACGTCACCGAGCGCCCGGCGGCGTACTACGGAGAGGCGGTCGTCTTCTACTCCGGGTGGTCTGTGGTCGGCGGGGAGCTGCGCCGGCTGAACGGGACGTGCACGGTGCAGGGCACCCTCGGCGGCTGGTCCGACGACGAGCAGATCCGGCTCGGCGGCGACGTGCTGCCGCCCGGCGTCTCGGGCGGGCCGGTGGTCGATCCCGTACGCGGAGAGGTCGTCGGTGTCCTGAAGTCGCAGGCCGACCGGGGGCTCGGCGGCACCTGCACGGGCGTGGAGCAGTTACGGGCGCTGCCGGTCCCCGCCGGCGAGGTGCGGGCCGAGCACGACGACAGCTACCAGGCCGTCTTCCACGCCCACGACCGCTACCACCGGGACCGGCAGCGCCACCCCGACAGCGACCGCAGCACCTGGGCCGACGTCCAGAACCAGCTCGGAGCGCGGCCCGGGCGCGCCCTCAGCCCGGAGGAGCGGACCCAGCTGCTCGGCAGGCTCGCCGACCTGCCGCCTCCGGTGAGCACGCGCGCCCTGCTCGGCCTGCTCGAATCGCTCCTCGGCAGTCAGGCGGCGATCCCGCACCCGGCACCGCGCGGCTGGCGCGACGGGCTCGGGGCGTTGTACGAGACGTCGCGTCACGACGCCGCGCTGGAACTCGTCCTCGACTACGCGATGCGGGTCATGTCCGCCGAGCGCCCCTTCGTCACGCCCGGCACCCAGGCCGCCGAGCGGGCGCTGTGGGAGTGGGTGCGGCAGACCGCGGAGGGCCGGCCGGGTCCGGCGTACCGACGTCGGCTGAGCGAGCAGTGGATCGAGCGGCTCCGGCTGCCGCCACGCGACCCGTCCTCGGCGGATGCACGGGCGGCGCGCACCCCGGAGCACGCCGCCGACCGTGCGCCCCGCCGCTTCGCCCTGCTCGAACTGGAGCAACGGGGCTGGGAACCAGGGCGCTGCGACTGGCATGTCTCGGTGGGCGGGCCGACCGGAGAGGTGGTGCGTCTGCGCGACGGCGAGCGCACACCGCTCGAAGAGCTCCCCGGCGTCCTCGCGCAGCCGCTCGCGGAGGCCTTCCGACAGTGCGACGAACCCGGCCGGCCCGCGGATCTCCAGGTCGCGCTGCCGCATCTGCTGCTCGGCCTCGACGTCGACGCCTGGCAGCTCGGGCCCGGCGAACCCCCGCTCGGCGCCCACCGGCCCGTCGTCGTGCGCTGCGCCGACCGGGAGCAGCTGCCCGACGGGGACGACCCCCTCGGCGGGAAGCGGCCCTCCGCCGACGAGGAGCAGCACGAACGCGAGGCCCGCTGGCGCTGGCTCCACGCGTACGGTGCGAAGGCCGAAGTCGTGGACTGCGAGGACGGGTTGCGGGTACCCGTACCGCCCGCGGATTCCCTGCGCGGTTTCCCGTACAGGACGGTCCCGGTCCTGTGCCGCTACGGCGACGACCGCTTCGAGGACGACCCGGTGGCACTCGTACGGATCGTGCACGGCGGGTACGGCGTCGCGCTGTGGCGGCGCTGGCGCGGCCGGCCCGACGCGGTGTGCGGGGAGTTCCACCGGCAGGCGGGCGACACCGTGGCGCGCGCCGGCAGCGCGGACCGGCTTCCCGAACTCGTCCACGCGCTGCGTGCCGGGGTGCGGGCGGGCAAACCGGAGACCTTCTGGGCGGACGGAATCGCCCTGTTCTACGACGATCCACGCCGGCCCCTGCCCGGGACCGGGGACCTGCTGGAGGCGCCATGA
- a CDS encoding helix-turn-helix domain-containing protein produces MTEATDLAERAGDRDPRIGLRAVSALRRLLEQLEAVQVRSARNQGWSWQEIAAELGVSRQAVHKKYGRQ; encoded by the coding sequence ATGACCGAAGCAACGGATCTTGCCGAGCGCGCGGGTGATCGTGATCCGCGGATCGGGCTGCGGGCAGTCTCCGCGCTGCGGAGGCTGCTGGAGCAGTTGGAAGCGGTACAGGTGCGCAGTGCGCGCAATCAGGGCTGGTCGTGGCAGGAGATCGCCGCGGAACTCGGAGTGAGCCGGCAGGCCGTGCACAAGAAGTACGGGAGGCAGTGA
- a CDS encoding AAA family ATPase: MTESSEWLIYRGAGEPHDGMARLPAPPPWRDFASRDAAGRNGDGSEDRRLGAHRHMAELHRPGAEELEMINAALYLRRPLLVTGSPGAGKSTLAHSVAYELGLGNVLRWPIVSRSTLQDGLYHYDAIARLQDVQIAAAPQGTDPATPGAPGSVDGIGSYIRLGPLGTALLPSDTPRVLLIDELDKSDIDLPNDLLNVLEEGEFAIPELERVADRLPGGEAEVLTADGTKALVRDGRVRCRTFPFVVLTSNGERDFPAPLMRRCIHLELERPDHRRLATFVRAHLGDEAARAGDDLIAHFLERSRSELVAADQLLNAIYLVDAAAPPSRDRLADLLIQRLDRPR, from the coding sequence ATGACCGAATCCAGCGAGTGGCTCATCTACCGAGGCGCCGGTGAACCCCACGACGGCATGGCCCGCCTCCCGGCCCCGCCCCCGTGGCGCGACTTCGCGAGCCGGGACGCGGCCGGGAGGAACGGCGACGGCTCCGAGGACCGCAGGCTGGGCGCGCACCGGCACATGGCCGAGCTGCACCGGCCGGGCGCCGAGGAACTCGAAATGATCAACGCGGCGCTCTATCTGCGCCGTCCCCTGCTCGTCACCGGCAGCCCGGGCGCGGGCAAGAGCACGCTCGCGCACTCGGTGGCGTACGAACTGGGCCTGGGCAATGTGCTGCGCTGGCCGATCGTCAGCCGGTCCACGCTGCAGGACGGGCTCTACCACTACGACGCGATCGCCCGGCTCCAGGACGTGCAGATCGCCGCCGCGCCGCAGGGCACCGATCCCGCCACTCCCGGCGCCCCCGGTTCCGTCGATGGCATCGGCAGCTACATCCGGCTCGGTCCCCTCGGGACCGCACTGCTGCCCTCCGACACCCCGCGCGTACTGCTCATCGACGAGCTGGACAAGAGCGACATCGACCTGCCCAACGACCTCCTCAACGTGCTCGAAGAAGGCGAGTTCGCCATCCCCGAGCTGGAGCGCGTCGCCGACCGGCTGCCCGGCGGCGAGGCCGAGGTGCTCACCGCCGACGGCACCAAGGCCCTGGTGCGCGACGGCCGGGTGCGCTGCCGTACGTTCCCCTTCGTGGTGCTCACCAGCAACGGCGAGCGCGACTTCCCGGCCCCGCTGATGCGCCGCTGCATCCACCTCGAACTGGAGCGTCCGGACCACAGGCGGCTTGCCACCTTCGTACGCGCCCACCTCGGCGACGAGGCCGCGCGGGCCGGGGACGACCTCATCGCCCACTTCCTTGAGCGCTCGCGCAGCGAACTCGTCGCCGCCGACCAGCTGTTGAACGCCATCTACCTCGTCGACGCGGCCGCCCCGCCGAGTCGTGACCGTCTCGCGGACCTGCTCATCCAGCGACTCGACCGCCCGAGGTGA
- a CDS encoding SAV_2336 N-terminal domain-related protein → MPDAAARHGPDPAESSGGGRVPSGGDPIAELIARMRQMGLDPDVGQLCDTLWLARWSSPPSAREGEQGRARPSGAARPGAGSAPAPERPDARDAVPGPPVPGPEPRQDGRGAAERSVALYPASRDGAPRGLGRGAMALPIGVPAAPAFPAPLELQRALRPLQGYRTAAPPLRTTLDEAATAERSARAGGLVLPVFRGVTRADAALQLVMDASSSMRVWDRMFGELEQIFGQLGAFWDIEVSYLHQGPDGGPAVSRSPELQAAPLHSADRLRDPTGRRITLLVSDCAGALWHSGHAHRLLHQLSGLGPVAVLQPLPQRMWNRTRLPVSYGELTRGGALAGAATLKVRVPTGIPPEARSGVLPVPVLPPEPTALGAWARLLSGAGAGPVAGAVGWVRHDHPPAQASRAGRRLSALELVSRFRSNTSKSAGRLAGYLAAAPLYLPVMQLVQRTMLPDSGPSELAEVLLSGLVWRPKAEDYGADDARWYEFLPGVQEALLSPLGRDEAMLVLKHCSEYIEHRFGKGGPNFPALALAQLGEGGSGRPYAQGAGYPGENGENGENGDNGGDTLVPQPFAEVAARVLERYMPLPEEFAGYGGRGRAEPAGERPTHAAVIRARSLVGQFDTDGMVQDLIDAVQLLRGATEHEQPVGADPELWAEYATCLLRLWEVQGGAELLREAEAAAERAVAHPRALRERAVLARVLRAAATDRRRRGDWRGALDLLRRADREYAVACAAPDLEAREALRLTLERVRALEAQWRLGGDSALLQGAVGMLEAFADAWPDRRHRPPELPLAHGRVLLRLSTATPDHEQARLYAEQGAHSLRAALEAGPEDDTGPARDRVRILLDLVDALLKAGGGLDDAQAHVDEALRLARERGAREQGLRAALLVRAGRIKAARYAESGDPRELQEAAEQFEQASRGVPRDAPAHADVLAEWGEVLLRRAVPANAPGTPEALSQAIRVLRDCRTETPAGSAELAYRLLLLGRALMLRYQARGDRVDLREAEHLFGLAALEAGEPLTAARCWLELGQAQFEAYQSLGRPARLDEAVDAFRSAAESAREAEDGAETDRLRQEAVELGAQAHHWRGMSYEAAARPRAAREAYRSARAEWSRLPDGAVSTGEPTSRQTAQRLAELE, encoded by the coding sequence ATGCCTGACGCCGCGGCGCGCCACGGGCCTGATCCCGCCGAATCGTCCGGCGGCGGACGGGTGCCTTCCGGCGGCGACCCCATCGCCGAACTCATCGCCAGGATGCGGCAGATGGGGCTGGATCCCGATGTCGGCCAGCTGTGCGACACGCTGTGGCTGGCCCGCTGGTCGAGCCCGCCGAGTGCCCGTGAGGGGGAGCAAGGGCGTGCGCGGCCGTCCGGTGCCGCCCGGCCGGGGGCCGGGAGCGCCCCGGCCCCCGAGCGTCCGGATGCCCGTGACGCCGTTCCGGGCCCACCCGTCCCGGGTCCCGAGCCGCGGCAGGACGGGCGCGGGGCGGCCGAGCGGAGCGTCGCTCTGTACCCCGCGTCGCGGGACGGGGCGCCGCGCGGACTGGGCCGGGGAGCGATGGCGCTGCCGATCGGGGTGCCCGCCGCGCCCGCGTTCCCGGCGCCGCTCGAACTCCAGCGCGCATTACGGCCGTTGCAGGGCTACCGGACCGCGGCGCCGCCGCTGCGCACGACCCTGGACGAGGCGGCGACCGCGGAACGGAGCGCCCGGGCGGGCGGCCTGGTCCTGCCGGTGTTCCGCGGAGTGACCCGGGCCGACGCGGCGCTCCAGCTGGTGATGGACGCCTCCTCGTCGATGCGGGTGTGGGACCGGATGTTCGGCGAACTGGAGCAGATATTCGGCCAGTTGGGCGCCTTCTGGGACATCGAGGTCAGTTATCTGCACCAGGGCCCGGACGGCGGGCCCGCCGTCAGCCGCAGCCCCGAACTCCAGGCGGCCCCGCTGCACTCCGCCGACCGGCTGCGCGACCCCACGGGCCGCCGGATCACCCTCCTGGTCAGCGACTGCGCGGGCGCCCTGTGGCACAGCGGCCATGCCCACCGGCTGCTGCACCAGCTGTCGGGCCTCGGCCCCGTCGCCGTACTCCAGCCGCTGCCGCAGCGCATGTGGAACCGCACCCGACTGCCCGTTTCCTACGGCGAGTTGACGCGGGGCGGGGCTCTCGCGGGTGCGGCCACGCTGAAGGTCCGCGTGCCGACCGGCATCCCGCCGGAGGCCCGCTCCGGTGTGCTTCCCGTGCCCGTACTGCCCCCGGAGCCCACCGCGCTCGGCGCCTGGGCACGGTTGCTGTCCGGGGCCGGTGCGGGGCCCGTGGCCGGAGCGGTCGGCTGGGTGCGCCACGACCATCCGCCCGCTCAGGCCTCCCGTGCCGGGCGCCGGCTGTCCGCGCTCGAACTGGTCAGCCGGTTCCGCTCCAACACCTCGAAGAGCGCGGGCCGCCTGGCCGGCTATCTGGCGGCGGCGCCCCTCTATCTCCCGGTGATGCAGCTCGTACAGCGCACCATGCTGCCCGACTCCGGGCCGTCCGAGCTGGCCGAGGTCCTGCTCAGCGGCCTGGTGTGGCGCCCCAAGGCGGAGGATTACGGGGCGGACGACGCCCGGTGGTACGAGTTCCTGCCCGGTGTACAGGAGGCGCTGCTGTCGCCGCTGGGCCGCGACGAGGCCATGCTGGTGCTCAAGCACTGTTCGGAGTACATCGAGCACCGCTTCGGCAAGGGCGGCCCCAACTTCCCGGCCCTGGCGCTCGCGCAGCTCGGCGAAGGCGGCTCCGGGAGGCCGTACGCGCAGGGCGCGGGATATCCCGGCGAGAACGGCGAGAACGGCGAGAACGGTGACAACGGCGGGGACACCCTCGTCCCGCAGCCCTTCGCCGAGGTCGCCGCGCGGGTCCTGGAGCGCTATATGCCGCTGCCGGAAGAGTTCGCGGGGTACGGCGGCCGGGGGCGCGCGGAGCCGGCCGGCGAGCGGCCGACCCACGCGGCGGTGATCCGGGCCCGCTCCCTGGTCGGTCAGTTCGACACCGACGGCATGGTGCAGGACCTCATCGACGCCGTACAGCTGCTGCGCGGCGCCACCGAACACGAACAGCCCGTCGGCGCCGACCCGGAGCTGTGGGCCGAGTACGCCACTTGTCTGCTGCGGCTGTGGGAGGTGCAGGGCGGCGCCGAGCTGCTGCGCGAGGCGGAGGCGGCGGCCGAGCGGGCCGTCGCGCACCCGCGCGCCCTGCGCGAACGCGCCGTACTGGCACGGGTGTTGCGCGCCGCCGCCACCGACCGCAGGCGGCGCGGCGACTGGCGCGGCGCGCTCGACCTGCTGCGCCGCGCCGACCGCGAGTACGCGGTCGCCTGCGCCGCGCCCGACCTGGAGGCGCGCGAGGCCCTGCGGCTCACCCTGGAGCGGGTGCGGGCGCTGGAGGCACAGTGGCGGCTCGGCGGCGACAGTGCGCTGCTCCAGGGCGCGGTCGGCATGCTGGAGGCGTTCGCCGACGCCTGGCCCGACCGGCGCCACCGCCCGCCCGAACTCCCGCTCGCCCACGGCCGCGTTCTGCTGCGCCTGTCGACCGCCACGCCCGACCACGAACAGGCCCGCCTGTACGCGGAACAGGGGGCGCACTCCCTGCGCGCCGCGCTGGAAGCGGGCCCCGAGGACGACACGGGCCCCGCGCGCGACCGCGTCCGCATCCTCCTCGACCTCGTCGACGCGCTGTTGAAGGCGGGCGGCGGGCTGGACGACGCCCAGGCCCACGTCGACGAGGCGCTGCGGCTGGCCCGTGAGCGGGGGGCCCGTGAACAGGGGCTGCGCGCCGCGCTGCTGGTGCGCGCCGGGCGCATCAAGGCGGCGCGGTACGCCGAGTCGGGCGACCCCCGCGAACTCCAGGAAGCCGCCGAACAGTTCGAGCAGGCCTCGCGCGGCGTGCCCCGCGACGCCCCCGCGCATGCCGACGTCCTCGCCGAATGGGGCGAGGTGCTGCTGCGCCGGGCAGTGCCGGCCAACGCTCCCGGTACGCCCGAGGCGCTGTCCCAGGCCATCCGGGTGCTCCGGGACTGCCGCACCGAAACACCGGCGGGCAGCGCGGAGCTGGCGTACCGCCTGCTGCTGCTCGGGCGTGCCCTGATGCTGCGCTACCAGGCCCGGGGCGACCGGGTGGACCTGCGGGAGGCCGAACACCTCTTCGGCCTCGCGGCGCTGGAGGCCGGCGAGCCGCTGACGGCCGCGCGCTGCTGGCTGGAGCTCGGGCAGGCGCAGTTCGAGGCCTACCAGAGCCTGGGCCGGCCCGCGCGGCTCGACGAGGCGGTCGACGCGTTCCGTTCGGCGGCGGAGTCGGCGCGCGAGGCCGAGGACGGGGCGGAGACGGACCGACTCCGCCAGGAGGCCGTGGAGCTGGGTGCGCAGGCGCACCACTGGCGGGGTATGTCCTACGAGGCGGCGGCGCGCCCGCGCGCCGCACGCGAGGCCTACCGGTCCGCCCGGGCCGAGTGGTCCAGGCTGCCGGACGGCGCCGTGAGCACGGGCGAGCCGACGTCCCGGCAGACGGCGCAGCGGCTGGCCGAGCTGGAGTGA
- a CDS encoding DUF6104 family protein: MYFTDRGIEELEKRRGEEEVTFEWLAEQLRTFVDLNPDFEVPVERLATWLARLDDEDDEE, from the coding sequence ATGTACTTCACCGACCGTGGCATCGAGGAACTTGAGAAGCGGCGGGGCGAGGAAGAGGTCACCTTCGAGTGGCTCGCCGAGCAGCTGCGGACGTTCGTCGACCTCAACCCGGACTTCGAGGTCCCGGTGGAGCGGCTGGCGACGTGGCTGGCACGGCTGGACGACGAGGACGACGAGGAGTAG
- a CDS encoding PadR family transcriptional regulator, producing the protein MAPVFAHGRLRLYLLKLLDEAPRHGYEVIRLLEERFQGLYAPSAGTVYPRLAKLEAEGLVTHTTEGGRKVYAITDAGRAELADRSGELADLELEIRESVAELAAEIRADVRGAAGDLRREMRAAATEARQGSKAGAGAKGHDTAAGEFGGLGDFQDKESWRAAKEELRRVRQEWKEQARRAKDESRRARDEAQRARRQAKEAQERARAQAQEEMQRMAKRVQEQVQDHFARGDWPTGVREGLTELAKEFGEFGKNFGKDLGKDFGFTHAGTTTEPDYTVTPEDFPAAYEPSWAHEDSTGNPARDLDRLLDRFRDDIRDTARDHGVTETQLREARRHLSTAAAHISATLRSSDRG; encoded by the coding sequence ATGGCCCCCGTCTTCGCTCATGGCCGCCTGCGCCTCTACCTCCTCAAGCTGCTGGACGAGGCGCCGCGCCACGGATACGAGGTGATCCGCCTCCTGGAGGAGCGCTTCCAGGGCCTGTACGCGCCCTCGGCGGGCACCGTCTACCCCCGGCTGGCGAAGCTGGAGGCCGAGGGCCTCGTCACGCACACCACCGAGGGCGGCCGCAAGGTGTACGCGATCACGGACGCGGGCCGCGCCGAACTGGCCGACCGCAGCGGCGAACTGGCCGATCTGGAGCTGGAGATCCGCGAGTCGGTGGCGGAGCTCGCGGCGGAGATCCGCGCCGACGTCCGGGGCGCTGCGGGCGACCTGCGCCGCGAGATGCGGGCGGCGGCCACGGAGGCCCGGCAGGGCTCCAAGGCAGGCGCCGGGGCGAAGGGACACGACACCGCCGCGGGCGAGTTCGGCGGTCTCGGCGACTTCCAGGACAAGGAGTCGTGGCGTGCGGCGAAGGAGGAGTTGCGGCGCGTCCGGCAGGAGTGGAAGGAACAGGCCCGCCGCGCGAAGGACGAGAGCCGCCGCGCCCGCGACGAGGCCCAGCGCGCCCGCCGCCAGGCCAAGGAGGCCCAGGAGCGGGCCCGCGCCCAGGCCCAGGAGGAGATGCAGCGCATGGCCAAGCGGGTCCAGGAGCAGGTCCAGGACCACTTCGCGCGGGGCGACTGGCCGACGGGCGTACGCGAGGGACTGACCGAACTGGCCAAGGAATTCGGCGAGTTCGGAAAGAACTTCGGAAAGGACCTGGGCAAGGACTTCGGCTTCACCCACGCGGGCACCACCACGGAGCCGGACTACACGGTCACCCCCGAGGACTTCCCCGCCGCCTACGAACCCTCCTGGGCCCACGAGGACTCCACCGGCAACCCCGCCCGAGACCTCGACCGCCTCCTGGACCGCTTCCGCGACGACATCCGCGACACGGCCCGCGACCACGGCGTAACCGAGACCCAACTACGCGAGGCCCGCCGCCACTTGTCAACAGCGGCGGCCCACATCAGCGCAACACTACGAAGCTCCGACCGCGGCTAG
- the fxsA gene encoding FxSxx-COOH cyclophane-containing RiPP peptide — MGARDDARDADVGIAGERLPDSPVLPDSLGSPSLPDLLELDLADLRTIQHPVLAEVLTELRERAGQPSEMLWGFNNSF, encoded by the coding sequence ATGGGCGCACGGGACGACGCACGCGATGCCGACGTCGGCATCGCGGGGGAGCGGCTGCCGGATTCGCCGGTTCTGCCGGATTCGCTGGGCTCGCCGAGTCTGCCGGACCTGCTGGAGCTCGACCTGGCGGACCTCAGGACGATCCAGCACCCGGTACTGGCCGAGGTGTTGACCGAGCTGAGAGAACGGGCGGGCCAGCCCAGCGAGATGCTCTGGGGGTTCAACAACTCCTTCTGA
- a CDS encoding Clp protease N-terminal domain-containing protein produces MFERFTKDARAVVEGAVLQSERAGADTVEAEHMLFALLDREGSRGSFALASLGLAGRRDSVERGLAEARRRGGLSRADADALSGLGIDVSEIVSRVEEAHGVGALESGRKGGGGRWLRRRPFAQGAKDVLTRSLRIALARRERHIGDEHLLMALTVMPGVLAEVLADHGVTYESVARVLYGDGGGVAAAG; encoded by the coding sequence ATGTTCGAGCGGTTCACGAAGGACGCGCGGGCTGTCGTCGAGGGGGCGGTGCTTCAGTCCGAGCGGGCGGGGGCCGACACGGTGGAGGCGGAGCACATGCTGTTCGCCCTCCTCGACCGGGAGGGGAGCCGTGGGTCGTTCGCCCTCGCCTCGCTGGGACTGGCCGGCCGGCGCGACTCGGTGGAACGGGGTCTTGCCGAGGCCCGCCGTCGGGGCGGGCTCTCCCGCGCGGACGCGGACGCCCTCTCCGGGCTCGGTATCGACGTGTCGGAGATCGTTTCCCGGGTCGAGGAGGCGCATGGGGTGGGCGCGCTGGAGTCGGGGCGGAAGGGCGGGGGTGGCCGGTGGTTGCGGCGACGGCCCTTTGCCCAGGGGGCCAAGGACGTGCTGACGCGCTCCCTTCGGATCGCTCTCGCCCGGCGGGAACGGCACATCGGCGACGAGCATCTGCTGATGGCGCTCACCGTGATGCCCGGGGTGCTCGCGGAGGTGCTCGCCGATCACGGGGTTACGTACGAGTCGGTGGCGCGGGTGCTGTACGGGGATGGGGGAGGCGTGGCCGCAGCGGGATGA
- a CDS encoding DUF4097 family beta strand repeat-containing protein codes for MSEWSVAEPRKLTFDDPVTALHVRVVNGTVNVVGTDEGSARLEVSALEGPPLQVTQQGGTLTVAYEDLPWKGFLKWLDRKGWRRDVVVSLAVPTGTRVEVGVVGAAAVVSGMDARVEVKGVTGDTTLVRIAGPVRVDTVSGNLEAQAVTGGLRFNSVSGDLTVVEGSGSSVRADSVSGSMIVDLDPTGAPTDVQLTNVSGEIAIRLPHPADAEVEANTASGTVSTAFEDLRVSGQWGAKKITGRLGAGNGRLKAVTASGSIALLRRPPTEDEPYDSPAEAPTDGGSPQAPTDGSTEGPTDKKVL; via the coding sequence ATGTCCGAGTGGTCCGTCGCAGAGCCGAGGAAGCTCACCTTCGACGACCCCGTGACGGCACTGCACGTACGCGTCGTCAACGGAACTGTGAACGTCGTGGGCACCGACGAGGGTTCCGCCCGGCTGGAGGTGTCCGCGCTGGAGGGCCCGCCGCTCCAGGTGACCCAGCAGGGCGGCACGCTCACGGTGGCGTACGAGGACCTTCCCTGGAAGGGCTTCCTCAAGTGGCTCGACCGCAAGGGCTGGCGCCGCGACGTGGTGGTCTCCCTGGCCGTTCCCACCGGCACCCGGGTCGAGGTCGGCGTGGTCGGCGCCGCCGCCGTGGTCTCCGGGATGGACGCGCGCGTGGAGGTCAAGGGCGTCACGGGTGACACGACACTCGTCCGCATCGCGGGTCCGGTCCGGGTGGACACGGTGTCCGGAAATCTGGAGGCCCAGGCCGTCACCGGCGGCCTCCGCTTCAACTCCGTCTCCGGCGACCTGACCGTCGTCGAGGGCTCGGGCTCGTCCGTGCGGGCCGACTCGGTGAGCGGCTCGATGATCGTGGACCTCGACCCCACGGGCGCGCCCACCGACGTCCAGCTGACGAACGTCTCGGGCGAGATCGCCATCCGGCTCCCCCACCCGGCGGACGCGGAGGTGGAGGCGAACACCGCGAGCGGCACCGTCTCCACTGCCTTCGAGGATCTCCGGGTCAGCGGCCAGTGGGGAGCCAAGAAGATCACCGGCCGACTGGGCGCGGGCAACGGCAGGCTGAAGGCAGTGACCGCGAGCGGCTCCATCGCCCTGCTCCGCAGGCCACCGACGGAGGACGAACCGTACGACAGCCCGGCCGAAGCCCCGACGGACGGCGGCTCCCCGCAAGCCCCGACCGACGGCTCGACCGAAGGCCCGACCGACAAGAAGGTGCTCTGA